A stretch of the Serratia marcescens genome encodes the following:
- a CDS encoding DUF805 domain-containing protein, with protein sequence MTLQQWCFSFKGRIGRRDFWIWMGLWLVLMAVAFTLANYQLIAIQSIAFFIVALLWPTAAVLVKRLHDRNKAGWWALLLILAWMLAAGNWQMLAPIWQWGVGRFIPTLIIVMMMIDLGAFVGTPGDNRFGPEAEPVKFR encoded by the coding sequence ATGACGTTACAACAGTGGTGTTTTTCTTTTAAGGGCCGCATCGGGCGGCGCGACTTCTGGATTTGGATGGGGCTGTGGTTGGTGCTGATGGCGGTGGCGTTTACGCTGGCCAATTATCAGCTGATCGCCATCCAATCCATCGCCTTCTTTATCGTGGCGCTGCTGTGGCCGACGGCGGCGGTGCTGGTCAAACGCCTGCACGATCGCAACAAGGCCGGCTGGTGGGCGCTGCTGCTGATCCTGGCATGGATGCTGGCGGCGGGGAACTGGCAGATGCTGGCGCCGATCTGGCAATGGGGCGTCGGGCGTTTCATCCCGACGCTGATTATCGTGATGATGATGATCGATCTGGGCGCCTTCGTCGGCACGCCGGGAGACAATCGGTTCGGCCCGGAAGCCGAACCGGTGAAGTTCCGCTGA
- a CDS encoding DUF1454 family protein, protein MLRKTLVIACLLQAAANAWADPPPADATPAAPYLLAGAPTFDLTVVKFREKYNRDNPKLPIGEFRAIPAAEDDSPLLTRAASKLNENLYASTALEKGTGKIKTLQITHLPLQQANEEKAARAIAISYMAALMRQFEPALTVEQSQNKVNSLLEKGKGSRFYQQQVGAIRYVVSDNGDKGVTFAVEPIKLALSEP, encoded by the coding sequence ATGCTGAGAAAAACCCTCGTCATCGCCTGCCTGTTGCAGGCCGCCGCCAACGCCTGGGCCGATCCGCCGCCCGCCGATGCAACGCCCGCCGCACCTTACCTGCTGGCCGGGGCGCCGACGTTCGATCTGACGGTGGTCAAATTCCGCGAAAAATACAATCGCGACAACCCGAAGCTGCCGATTGGCGAATTCCGCGCCATTCCCGCCGCCGAAGACGATTCGCCACTGCTGACGCGCGCCGCCAGCAAACTCAACGAAAACCTGTACGCCTCCACCGCGCTGGAGAAAGGCACAGGTAAAATCAAAACGTTGCAGATCACTCACCTGCCGCTGCAGCAGGCCAATGAAGAAAAAGCCGCGCGCGCCATCGCCATCAGCTATATGGCGGCGCTGATGCGCCAGTTCGAACCGGCATTGACGGTGGAACAGAGCCAGAACAAGGTGAACAGCCTGCTGGAAAAAGGCAAAGGATCGCGTTTTTACCAACAGCAGGTCGGCGCCATTCGCTATGTCGTCTCGGACAACGGCGATAAAGGCGTAACCTTCGCGGTTGAACCGATTAAGCTGGCGCTTTCCGAGCCGTAA
- the tpiA gene encoding triose-phosphate isomerase has translation MRHPLVMGNWKLNGSTHMVNELIAGLRNELSSVDGCGVAIAPPVMYLDQAKHALAGSRIALGAQNVDVNLSGAFTGEVSANMLKDVGAQYIIIGHSERRTYHKESDEVIAEKFAVLKEAGLIPVLCIGETEAENEAGKTEEVCARQIDAVLKTLGAPAMKGTVIAYEPVWAIGTGKSATPAQAQAVHKFIRDHIAKHDAAVAAEIIIQYGGSVNDKNAAELFGQPDIDGALVGGASLKADAFAVIVKAAAAAKKA, from the coding sequence ATGCGTCATCCATTAGTTATGGGTAACTGGAAGCTTAACGGCAGCACCCACATGGTCAACGAACTGATCGCCGGCCTGCGCAATGAGCTGAGCAGCGTTGACGGCTGTGGCGTCGCCATCGCCCCGCCGGTGATGTACCTGGATCAGGCCAAGCACGCGCTGGCCGGCAGCCGCATCGCGCTGGGCGCACAGAACGTGGACGTTAACCTGTCCGGCGCCTTCACCGGTGAAGTTTCCGCCAACATGCTGAAAGACGTCGGCGCCCAGTACATCATCATCGGCCACTCCGAGCGTCGCACCTACCACAAAGAAAGCGACGAAGTCATCGCCGAGAAATTCGCCGTGCTGAAAGAAGCCGGCCTGATCCCGGTGCTGTGCATCGGTGAAACCGAAGCGGAAAACGAAGCGGGCAAAACCGAAGAAGTGTGCGCACGCCAGATCGACGCCGTGCTGAAAACGCTGGGCGCGCCGGCGATGAAAGGCACCGTGATCGCCTATGAGCCGGTCTGGGCCATCGGCACCGGCAAGTCCGCTACCCCTGCGCAGGCGCAGGCCGTACACAAATTTATCCGTGACCACATCGCCAAGCACGATGCCGCGGTTGCCGCTGAAATCATCATCCAGTACGGCGGTTCGGTGAACGACAAGAACGCCGCAGAGCTGTTCGGTCAGCCAGACATCGACGGTGCGCTGGTTGGCGGCGCCTCGCTGAAAGCCGACGCTTTCGCCGTGATCGTCAAAGCCGCTGCCGCAGCGAAAAAAGCCTGA
- a CDS encoding sulfate ABC transporter substrate-binding protein, which yields MRKWGVGLTLVLLASGAMAKDIQLLNVSYDPTREFYQAYNTAFSKHYQAETGDKVTVRQSHGGSGKQATSVINGIEADVVTLALAYDVDAIAERGRIEKDWIKRLPDNSAPYTSTIVFLVRKGNPKQIHDWPDLLKPGVSVITPNPKTSGGARWNYLAAWGYALHHNNNDKTKAQDFVKNLYKNVEVLDSGARGSTNTFVERGIGDVLIAWENEALLAEKELGKDKFEIITPSESILAEPTVSVVDKVVDKRGTRDVATAYLKYLYSPEGQTIAAQHYYRPRDAAVAAKFAGQFPQLKLFTVDDTFGGWTEAQKVHFATGGVFDEISKR from the coding sequence ATGCGTAAATGGGGTGTAGGTCTGACATTGGTGCTGTTGGCGTCCGGCGCCATGGCGAAGGATATTCAGTTGCTGAACGTGTCATACGATCCGACGCGTGAGTTCTATCAGGCTTACAACACGGCATTCAGCAAGCACTATCAGGCGGAAACCGGCGACAAGGTGACGGTGCGCCAGTCGCACGGCGGTTCCGGCAAACAGGCGACCTCGGTGATCAACGGCATCGAGGCCGATGTGGTGACGCTGGCGTTGGCCTATGACGTCGACGCCATTGCCGAACGCGGGCGTATCGAGAAAGACTGGATCAAACGCCTGCCGGACAACTCGGCGCCTTACACCTCGACCATCGTCTTCCTGGTGCGTAAAGGCAACCCGAAACAAATTCACGACTGGCCCGATTTGCTCAAGCCGGGCGTGTCGGTGATCACCCCGAACCCGAAAACCTCCGGCGGCGCCCGCTGGAACTACCTGGCCGCCTGGGGCTACGCGTTGCACCACAACAACAACGATAAGACCAAGGCGCAGGACTTCGTCAAAAACCTGTACAAGAACGTCGAAGTGCTGGATTCCGGCGCGCGTGGCTCGACCAACACCTTCGTTGAGCGCGGCATCGGCGACGTGCTGATCGCCTGGGAAAACGAAGCGCTGCTGGCGGAGAAAGAGCTAGGCAAAGACAAATTCGAGATTATCACCCCGAGTGAATCGATCCTGGCCGAACCGACGGTGTCGGTGGTGGATAAGGTGGTCGATAAACGCGGTACCCGCGACGTGGCGACCGCCTACCTGAAGTATCTGTATTCGCCGGAAGGGCAGACCATCGCGGCACAGCACTATTACCGTCCGCGCGATGCGGCGGTGGCGGCCAAGTTTGCCGGGCAGTTCCCGCAGTTGAAGCTGTTCACCGTGGATGATACCTTCGGCGGCTGGACCGAAGCGCAGAAGGTGCACTTCGCCACCGGCGGCGTGTTCGACGAGATAAGCAAACGCTGA
- the pfkA gene encoding 6-phosphofructokinase, translating to MIKKIGVLTSGGDSPGMNAAIRGVVRSALSEGLEVFGIYDGYLGLYEDRMEQLDRYSVSDMINRGGTFLGSARFPEFRDENVRAKAIENLKNRGIDALVVIGGDGSYMGAKRLTEEGFPCIGLPGTIDNDVAGTDYTIGYFTALETVVEAIDRLRDTSSSHQRISIVEVMGRYCGDLTLAAAIAGGCEFIVLPEIEFNREDLVCEIKAGIAKGKKHAIVAITEHICDIDELARHIEQETKRETRATVLGHIQRGGSPVAYDRILASRMGAYAIELLLQGYGGRCVGIQNEKMVHHDIIDAIENMKRPFKGDWLETAKKLY from the coding sequence ATGATCAAGAAAATCGGTGTACTGACGAGCGGCGGTGATTCGCCGGGTATGAACGCTGCAATCCGCGGCGTTGTGCGTTCTGCGCTTTCAGAAGGTCTGGAAGTTTTTGGTATTTACGATGGCTACCTTGGCTTGTACGAAGATCGCATGGAGCAGCTGGATCGCTATAGCGTGTCCGACATGATCAACCGCGGCGGCACCTTCCTTGGCTCGGCCCGCTTCCCGGAATTCAGGGATGAGAACGTACGCGCCAAGGCGATTGAAAACCTGAAGAATCGCGGCATCGACGCGCTGGTGGTGATCGGCGGCGACGGTTCCTACATGGGCGCCAAACGCCTGACGGAAGAAGGCTTCCCGTGCATCGGTCTGCCGGGCACCATCGATAACGACGTTGCCGGCACTGACTACACCATCGGTTACTTCACCGCGTTGGAAACCGTGGTGGAAGCGATCGACCGCCTGCGCGATACCTCCTCTTCGCACCAGCGTATCTCCATCGTGGAAGTGATGGGCCGTTACTGCGGCGATCTGACGCTGGCGGCGGCGATTGCCGGCGGTTGCGAATTCATCGTGCTGCCTGAAATCGAATTCAACCGCGAAGATCTGGTGTGCGAAATCAAGGCCGGTATCGCCAAGGGTAAAAAACACGCCATCGTGGCGATCACCGAGCACATCTGCGACATCGATGAGCTGGCGCGCCACATCGAGCAGGAAACCAAGCGTGAAACCCGCGCCACCGTGCTGGGCCATATTCAACGCGGCGGTTCACCGGTTGCCTACGACCGCATCCTGGCCTCGCGCATGGGCGCCTACGCCATCGAGCTGCTGCTGCAGGGCTACGGCGGCCGCTGTGTCGGTATCCAGAACGAAAAAATGGTGCACCACGACATCATCGACGCGATCGAAAACATGAAGCGTCCGTTCAAGGGCGACTGGCTGGAAACGGCGAAAAAGCTGTACTGA
- the fieF gene encoding CDF family cation-efflux transporter FieF (FieF, a metal efflux transporter, is a member of the CDF (cation diffusion facilitator) family of transporters.) produces MEQRYARLVKSAALAATALASSLLLIKIVAWYHTGSVSLLAALVDSLVDIAASLTNLLVVRYSLQPADAEHTFGHGKAESLAALAQSMFISGSALFLFLTGFQHLYAPQTLRDPGVGVVVTVIALISTLILVTYQRWVVRKTRSQAVRADMLHYQSDVMMNGAILIALGLSWYGFRRADALFALGIGVYILYSALRMGYEAVQSLLDRALPDDERQAIIEVVSSWPGVKGAHDLRTRQSGPTRFIQLHLEMEDSLPLREAHRLADQVEQALRRRFAGADVIIHLDPCSVVPPGRQGHWEL; encoded by the coding sequence ATGGAACAGCGCTATGCACGCCTGGTAAAGTCCGCTGCGTTGGCCGCTACCGCGCTGGCGTCGTCGCTGCTGTTAATCAAAATCGTCGCCTGGTACCACACCGGTTCGGTCAGCCTGCTGGCGGCGCTGGTGGATTCGCTGGTCGATATCGCCGCCTCCCTGACCAACCTTCTGGTGGTGCGCTATTCGCTGCAGCCGGCCGATGCCGAGCACACCTTTGGCCACGGCAAAGCGGAGTCGCTGGCGGCGCTGGCGCAAAGCATGTTTATTTCCGGCTCCGCCCTGTTTCTGTTCCTCACCGGCTTCCAGCATTTGTATGCGCCGCAAACGCTGCGCGATCCCGGCGTTGGGGTCGTCGTGACGGTGATCGCGTTGATCAGTACCCTGATTCTGGTCACCTATCAACGTTGGGTGGTCAGAAAAACGCGCAGCCAGGCGGTGCGCGCAGATATGCTGCATTATCAGTCAGATGTCATGATGAATGGTGCTATTCTTATCGCTCTTGGGCTAAGCTGGTACGGCTTCCGGCGGGCGGACGCGCTGTTCGCGCTGGGCATCGGCGTTTACATCCTGTATAGCGCGCTGCGCATGGGCTACGAAGCGGTGCAGTCGCTGCTGGATCGGGCGTTGCCGGATGACGAACGCCAGGCGATTATCGAGGTGGTTTCCTCCTGGCCCGGGGTGAAAGGCGCGCACGATCTGCGCACGCGGCAGTCGGGGCCGACGCGTTTCATCCAGCTGCATCTGGAGATGGAAGACTCGCTGCCGCTGCGCGAGGCGCACCGGTTGGCCGATCAGGTGGAACAGGCGCTGCGGCGCCGTTTTGCGGGGGCGGACGTCATTATTCACCTGGACCCGTGCTCCGTGGTGCCGCCGGGTAGGCAGGGACATTGGGAGCTATAA
- the cpxP gene encoding cell-envelope stress modulator CpxP, which produces MRKVTALVMASLLAIGSTAAFAADTIPDTAQPPGNDAMTRIPGQHHMFDGVSLSEQQRQQMRDLMRQARHDLPGVNVAEMEAMHKLVTAEKFDEAAVYAQAEKMAQQQVKRQVEMARVRNQMYNLLTPEQKSVLDQKHQQRMQQMEQQISGLQQASAQK; this is translated from the coding sequence ATGCGTAAGGTGACCGCATTAGTTATGGCATCACTGCTGGCAATTGGTTCGACCGCTGCCTTCGCTGCCGACACTATACCGGACACAGCCCAACCTCCCGGCAACGACGCGATGACCCGAATACCCGGCCAGCACCATATGTTCGACGGTGTCAGCCTCAGCGAACAGCAGCGCCAGCAAATGCGCGATTTGATGCGCCAGGCCCGGCACGATCTGCCTGGTGTCAATGTAGCTGAAATGGAAGCCATGCATAAACTGGTGACCGCAGAGAAATTTGACGAAGCCGCCGTGTATGCCCAGGCGGAAAAGATGGCCCAGCAGCAGGTCAAGCGCCAGGTCGAAATGGCCCGGGTGCGCAACCAAATGTATAACCTGCTGACGCCAGAGCAAAAAAGTGTTTTAGACCAGAAACATCAGCAGCGTATGCAGCAGATGGAGCAACAAATTTCTGGTTTGCAGCAAGCTTCTGCCCAGAAGTGA
- the cpxR gene encoding envelope stress response regulator transcription factor CpxR → MNKILLVDDDRELTSLLKELLEMEGFNIVVAHDGEQALSLLDSSIDLLLLDIMMPKKNGIDTLKELRQHHQTPVIMLTARGSELDRVLGLELGADDYLPKPFNDRELVARIRAILRRSNWSEQQQVDSGAPTLDVDGLQLNPGRQEASFDGQVLDLTGTEFTLLYLLAQHLGQVVSRELLSQEVLGKRLTPFDRAIDMHISNLRRKLPDRKDGHPWFKTLRGRGYLMVSAT, encoded by the coding sequence ATGAACAAGATTCTGTTAGTTGACGACGACCGCGAGTTGACCTCGCTGTTAAAAGAACTGCTTGAAATGGAAGGTTTTAATATCGTCGTCGCGCACGATGGCGAGCAGGCGTTGTCGCTGCTGGACAGCTCCATCGATCTGCTGCTGCTCGACATCATGATGCCGAAGAAAAACGGCATCGATACGCTGAAAGAACTGCGCCAACATCACCAGACGCCGGTCATCATGCTGACCGCCCGCGGCAGCGAACTGGACCGCGTGCTGGGCCTGGAGCTGGGCGCCGATGATTATCTGCCGAAACCCTTCAACGATCGCGAGCTGGTCGCGCGCATTCGCGCCATTCTGCGCCGTTCCAACTGGAGCGAACAGCAGCAGGTCGACAGCGGCGCCCCGACGCTGGATGTCGATGGCCTGCAGCTGAACCCCGGCCGCCAGGAGGCCAGCTTCGACGGCCAGGTGCTGGATCTGACCGGCACCGAATTCACCCTGCTTTACCTGCTGGCGCAGCATCTCGGCCAGGTGGTGTCGCGCGAACTGCTGAGCCAGGAAGTGCTGGGCAAACGCCTGACCCCGTTCGATCGCGCCATCGACATGCATATCTCCAACCTGCGGCGTAAGCTGCCGGACCGCAAAGACGGGCATCCGTGGTTCAAAACCCTGCGCGGGCGGGGTTATTTGATGGTATCTGCAACATGA
- the cpxA gene encoding envelope stress sensor histidine kinase CpxA, with protein sequence MINSLTARIFAIFWFTLALVLMLVLMVPKLDSRQMTSLLDSEQRQGLMLEQHVEAELQNDPANDLMWWRRLFRAIDKWAPPGQRLLLVTSEGRVIGAQRNEMQIVRNFIGQSDNSDHPKKKKYGRVELVGPFAVRDGEDNYQLYLIRPANSPQSDFINLMFDRPLLLLIVTMLISAPLLLWLAWSLAKPARKLKNAADDVARGNLKQHPELEAGPQEFLATGASFNQMVSALERMMNAQQRLISDISHELRTPLTRLQLATALMRRRHGEGHELARIETEAQRLDSMINDLLALSRGQQKGELAREQLKANDLWADVLDNARFEAEQMGKQLEITAPPGPWTLFGNASALDSALENIVRNALRYSHTRIAVAFSADNQGVTIQVDDDGPGVSAEDREQIFRPFYRTDEARDRESGGTGLGLAIVEAAVNQHRGWVKAEDSPLGGLRLVLWLPLHHQRLSTKTEQ encoded by the coding sequence ATGATCAACAGTTTGACGGCACGCATCTTCGCCATTTTCTGGTTCACGTTAGCCCTGGTGCTAATGCTGGTGCTGATGGTGCCCAAGCTCGACTCCCGTCAAATGACCTCTCTGCTCGACAGCGAGCAGCGGCAGGGGTTGATGCTGGAACAGCACGTCGAGGCCGAGTTGCAAAACGATCCGGCCAACGATCTGATGTGGTGGCGCCGCCTGTTCCGCGCCATCGACAAATGGGCGCCGCCGGGCCAACGCCTGCTGCTGGTCACCAGCGAAGGCCGGGTGATCGGCGCGCAGCGCAACGAAATGCAGATCGTCCGCAACTTCATCGGCCAATCCGATAATTCGGATCATCCCAAGAAGAAAAAGTACGGCCGCGTTGAGCTGGTCGGGCCGTTCGCCGTGCGCGACGGCGAAGACAACTATCAGCTGTACCTGATCCGTCCCGCCAACAGCCCGCAATCCGATTTCATCAACCTGATGTTCGACCGGCCGCTGCTGCTGCTGATCGTCACCATGCTGATCAGCGCCCCGCTGCTGCTGTGGCTGGCCTGGAGCCTGGCGAAACCGGCACGCAAACTGAAAAACGCCGCCGATGACGTGGCGCGCGGCAACCTGAAGCAGCATCCGGAACTGGAGGCCGGCCCGCAGGAGTTTCTGGCCACCGGCGCCAGCTTCAACCAGATGGTCAGCGCGCTGGAGCGCATGATGAACGCGCAGCAACGGCTGATCTCGGACATCTCGCACGAGCTGCGCACGCCGCTGACGCGTCTGCAGCTGGCCACCGCGCTGATGCGCCGCCGCCACGGCGAAGGGCACGAGCTGGCGCGCATCGAAACAGAAGCGCAGCGGCTGGATTCGATGATCAACGATCTGCTGGCGCTGTCGCGCGGACAGCAAAAAGGCGAACTGGCGCGCGAGCAGCTGAAGGCCAACGACCTGTGGGCCGACGTGCTGGACAACGCCCGTTTCGAAGCGGAACAGATGGGCAAGCAGTTGGAAATCACCGCGCCGCCAGGCCCGTGGACGCTGTTCGGCAACGCGAGTGCGCTGGACAGCGCGTTGGAAAACATCGTGCGCAACGCCCTGCGTTATTCGCACACCCGCATTGCCGTGGCGTTCAGCGCCGACAATCAGGGCGTGACCATCCAGGTTGACGACGACGGCCCCGGCGTCAGCGCCGAAGATCGCGAACAGATCTTCCGTCCGTTCTACCGCACCGATGAAGCGCGCGACCGCGAATCCGGTGGCACCGGCCTCGGCCTGGCGATCGTCGAAGCGGCGGTCAATCAACATCGCGGCTGGGTGAAGGCCGAAGACAGCCCGCTTGGCGGCCTGCGACTGGTGCTGTGGCTGCCGCTGCATCATCAACGTTTGTCGACTAAGACAGAACAGTAA
- the trmL gene encoding tRNA (uridine(34)/cytosine(34)/5-carboxymethylaminomethyluridine(34)-2'-O)-methyltransferase TrmL yields the protein MLNIVLFEPEIPPNTGNIIRLCANTGFNLHLIEPLGFPWDDKRLRRAGLDYHEFTRVSRHADYAAFLTAENPQRLFALTTKGTPAHSAVSYQAGDYLLFGPETRGLPADILDALPAQQKIRIPMQAQSRSMNLSNAVSVVVYEAWRQLDYAGALIKA from the coding sequence ATGCTGAACATCGTTTTATTTGAACCCGAAATTCCACCCAACACCGGCAATATCATCCGCCTGTGTGCCAATACCGGCTTTAACCTGCACCTGATCGAACCGCTGGGATTCCCGTGGGACGACAAGCGCCTGCGCCGCGCCGGGCTGGACTACCATGAGTTCACCCGCGTCAGCCGTCATGCCGATTACGCCGCCTTTCTCACCGCCGAAAACCCGCAGCGGCTGTTTGCTCTCACCACCAAGGGCACGCCGGCGCACAGTGCCGTCAGCTACCAGGCCGGCGACTACCTGCTGTTCGGCCCGGAAACGCGTGGATTGCCTGCCGACATCCTCGATGCGCTGCCCGCGCAGCAAAAAATCCGCATCCCGATGCAGGCGCAAAGCCGCAGCATGAACCTGTCGAATGCCGTATCGGTGGTGGTGTATGAAGCCTGGCGGCAGCTGGACTATGCCGGCGCGCTGATCAAGGCGTAA
- a CDS encoding CHAD domain-containing protein — protein sequence MAFVADIVTQLRRLEPALNEALLRLQQAQDTEALHDLRVCLRRIRSLLRPLRGCPGATRLDRAAAELGRLTTPLRDLEVLIAELTRHRLDWQANVRRSDLQARCRQLLTHPQLIDFPSLLHAWPRRFRRTARRTAKHRLNRRLQRQQRQLRRALADTGYDRHRLRLLIKRLRYAAEAYPQRLPLSPTAMASLKAAQNALGDWHDREVWCLQAEHQADLWPLLAQWQTEQRLALASANALLAALSSALAAKTSGASRS from the coding sequence ATGGCTTTCGTTGCAGATATTGTTACCCAGCTTCGCCGGCTCGAACCGGCGCTGAACGAGGCGCTGTTGCGGCTGCAACAGGCGCAAGACACCGAAGCATTGCACGACTTACGCGTCTGTCTGCGCCGCATTCGCAGCCTGCTGCGTCCGTTGCGCGGCTGCCCCGGCGCAACCCGGCTCGATCGGGCCGCCGCCGAGTTAGGGCGGCTCACGACGCCGCTGCGCGATCTCGAGGTGCTGATCGCCGAACTGACACGCCATCGCCTCGATTGGCAGGCCAACGTGCGCCGGAGCGATCTTCAGGCTCGCTGCCGTCAACTGCTCACCCATCCGCAGCTCATCGACTTTCCCTCGCTGTTGCACGCCTGGCCGCGCCGCTTCCGCCGCACCGCGCGACGCACCGCCAAACACCGCCTAAATCGACGCCTGCAGCGCCAGCAGCGGCAATTGCGCCGGGCACTGGCCGATACCGGCTACGACCGCCACCGCCTGCGGCTGCTGATAAAACGCCTGCGTTACGCGGCCGAAGCCTATCCGCAACGCCTCCCCCTCTCTCCCACCGCGATGGCGAGCCTCAAGGCGGCGCAGAACGCCCTCGGCGATTGGCACGATCGGGAGGTCTGGTGCCTGCAGGCAGAACATCAGGCGGATCTCTGGCCCTTGTTGGCCCAATGGCAAACTGAGCAACGCCTGGCGCTGGCCAGCGCGAACGCCTTACTCGCCGCCTTATCGTCGGCGCTGGCGGCGAAAACCAGCGGCGCATCACGATCCTGA
- a CDS encoding DUF3313 domain-containing protein → MKKQRLSVAMAVLAAGLLLAGCSSKVTQTSQYSGFLSDYSKLQETTSPSGHKTLRWVDPSYKESNYRGIYFQPVVYFPAEKPTARVSQDTLNKIKAYATQRIKTALQNRFTILPSPTGSRVLVAKLAITAVSAENEDMKFYEVVPVAAVVASTMAATGHRTQNTALYIEGELIDQDTGKTVMEVVRKAYGKTVNNDSTPVTADDVKAAIDDIVTDITNFPKQG, encoded by the coding sequence ATGAAGAAACAACGCTTGAGCGTTGCCATGGCGGTTCTGGCAGCGGGCCTGTTGCTGGCAGGCTGTTCGTCCAAAGTCACCCAAACGTCGCAGTATTCGGGCTTCTTGTCCGATTACAGCAAGCTGCAGGAAACCACCTCGCCAAGCGGCCATAAAACGCTGCGATGGGTAGACCCAAGCTACAAGGAATCCAACTATCGCGGCATCTATTTCCAACCGGTGGTCTATTTCCCGGCGGAGAAGCCCACGGCGCGCGTCAGCCAGGACACGTTGAACAAGATTAAGGCCTACGCGACCCAGCGGATCAAAACCGCGCTGCAGAATCGCTTTACCATTCTGCCAAGCCCGACGGGCTCACGCGTGCTGGTGGCCAAGCTCGCCATCACCGCCGTTTCCGCCGAAAATGAAGACATGAAGTTCTATGAGGTGGTGCCGGTCGCCGCGGTGGTCGCCAGCACCATGGCAGCGACCGGGCACCGGACGCAAAATACCGCGCTGTATATCGAAGGTGAGCTGATCGACCAGGATACCGGTAAAACGGTGATGGAAGTGGTACGCAAGGCCTACGGTAAAACCGTCAACAACGACAGCACGCCGGTCACGGCGGATGACGTCAAGGCGGCGATCGACGACATCGTTACCGATATCACCAACTTCCCGAAACAGGGCTGA
- the cysE gene encoding serine O-acetyltransferase yields MSSEELEQVWNSIKSEARALADCEPMLASFFHATLLKHENLGSALSYMLANKLATPIMPAIAVREVVEEAYKSDNQMIVSAARDILAVRLRDPAVDKYSTPLLYLKGFHALQAYRIGHWLWQQGRQALAIYLQNQISVAFGVDIHPAATIGCGIMLDHATGIVIGETAVVENNVSILQSVTLGGTGKTSGDRHPKIREGVMIGAGAKILGNIEVGKGAKIGAGSVVLQAIPPHTTAAGVPARIVGRPESDTPSMDMDQYFNGSNHGFEYGDGI; encoded by the coding sequence ATGTCGTCAGAAGAGTTGGAACAGGTCTGGAACAGCATTAAATCAGAAGCGCGAGCACTGGCTGATTGTGAACCGATGCTGGCCAGCTTTTTCCATGCGACGTTGCTCAAGCACGAGAACCTGGGCAGCGCGCTCAGCTATATGCTGGCCAACAAGCTGGCGACGCCGATCATGCCCGCCATCGCGGTGCGCGAGGTGGTGGAAGAGGCCTACAAGTCCGACAACCAGATGATCGTTTCGGCGGCACGCGATATTCTCGCGGTGCGGTTGCGCGATCCGGCGGTCGATAAATACTCAACGCCGCTGCTTTACCTGAAAGGGTTCCATGCGCTGCAGGCTTACCGCATCGGTCACTGGCTGTGGCAGCAAGGGCGGCAAGCGCTGGCTATCTACCTGCAAAATCAAATTTCCGTCGCCTTCGGCGTGGACATCCACCCGGCGGCGACCATCGGCTGCGGCATCATGCTCGACCACGCCACCGGCATCGTGATCGGTGAAACGGCGGTGGTGGAGAACAACGTCTCTATCCTGCAGTCGGTTACCCTGGGCGGTACCGGTAAAACCAGCGGCGACCGTCACCCGAAAATCCGCGAAGGGGTGATGATTGGCGCCGGCGCCAAAATTCTCGGCAATATCGAAGTGGGCAAGGGTGCGAAGATCGGCGCGGGCTCGGTGGTCTTGCAGGCGATACCGCCGCACACCACCGCCGCCGGCGTGCCGGCGCGCATCGTCGGGCGGCCGGAGAGCGATACGCCGTCGATGGATATGGACCAATACTTCAACGGTAGCAATCACGGCTTCGAGTACGGCGACGGTATTTGA